From Bacillus sp. Bos-x628, the proteins below share one genomic window:
- a CDS encoding phosphate ABC transporter substrate-binding protein: MKKNKLWLLTFLTIAMLAFVTACGNSSSSSDSKDSKGNASSKEEASGSITVSGSSAMQPLVLAAAEKFMDKHPKADIQVQAGGSGTGLSQVSEGSVQIGNSDVFAEEKDGIDAKALKDHKVAVVGMAAAVNPEVGVKDITKDELKKIFTGKIKNWKELGGKDQKITLVNRPDSSGTRATFVKYALDGATPAEGITEDSSNTVKKLIAETPGAIGYLAFSYLTDDKITPLNIDGVKPDESNVESGKYKIWAYEHSYTKGEPTGLAKQFLDYLMSDEVQKQIVKDQGYISVSDMKVERDAKGKQTEK, encoded by the coding sequence ATGAAAAAGAACAAATTATGGCTGCTTACTTTCCTTACAATCGCAATGTTAGCATTCGTCACAGCATGCGGAAACAGCAGCTCAAGCAGTGATTCAAAAGACAGTAAAGGAAATGCTTCAAGTAAAGAAGAGGCATCAGGTTCCATTACCGTCTCAGGATCATCTGCAATGCAGCCTTTAGTTCTTGCGGCAGCAGAAAAATTTATGGATAAACATCCAAAAGCCGATATTCAAGTACAAGCAGGCGGTTCAGGAACAGGGCTTTCTCAAGTGTCAGAAGGATCTGTACAAATTGGTAACTCAGATGTATTCGCCGAAGAGAAAGACGGAATCGACGCAAAAGCTTTAAAAGACCACAAAGTCGCAGTTGTTGGAATGGCAGCAGCTGTTAACCCTGAAGTTGGTGTCAAAGACATCACAAAGGACGAATTGAAAAAAATCTTTACTGGTAAAATCAAAAACTGGAAAGAGCTTGGCGGGAAAGATCAAAAAATCACACTTGTGAATAGACCTGATTCATCAGGAACTCGTGCAACATTTGTGAAATATGCACTTGACGGTGCTACACCTGCAGAAGGAATTACAGAAGATTCTTCAAACACAGTGAAAAAACTGATTGCAGAAACACCTGGTGCCATCGGATATCTAGCATTCTCTTATTTAACAGATGACAAGATTACACCGCTTAACATTGATGGTGTGAAGCCGGATGAAAGCAATGTGGAGAGCGGTAAATATAAAATTTGGGCATACGAGCACTCTTATACTAAAGGTGAGCCAACAGGTCTAGCAAAACAATTCTTAGATTACTTAATGAGCGATGAAGTACAAAAACAAATCGTAAAAGACCAAGGCTACATCTCAGTCTCTGATATGAAAGTAGAAAGAGATGCAAAAGGTAAACAAACAGAAAAGTAA
- the pstC gene encoding phosphate ABC transporter permease subunit PstC, whose protein sequence is MKQIEHTEASDRLISSKKNRHMDEVRGSLLVKFCAFLMIAVSIAITIFLGIKGLQSFIINGVSPIEFLTSINWNPTAENPQYGAFPFIFGSIAVTLLSALIAAPLGIAGAIFMTEIAPAWGRKILQPVIELLVGIPSVVYGFIGLTVLVPFIGHFKSSGSGHSVLAGTIVLSIMILPTITSIATDAMASLPKSLREGSYALGATRWQTIRRVLVPAAFPTLMTAVVLGMARAFGEALAVQMVIGNTRNLPESMMDTAGTLTTIITLNMGHTTYGSVENNTLWSMGLVLLVVSFMFILIIRYLSSRRKI, encoded by the coding sequence ATGAAACAGATAGAACATACAGAAGCGAGCGATCGGTTGATCAGCTCGAAGAAAAATAGGCACATGGATGAAGTAAGAGGAAGTCTTTTGGTGAAGTTCTGCGCCTTCTTAATGATTGCAGTATCGATCGCTATTACAATCTTCCTTGGCATTAAGGGTTTGCAATCTTTCATCATTAATGGTGTAAGCCCAATTGAGTTCTTAACCAGTATCAATTGGAACCCAACAGCAGAGAACCCGCAGTATGGAGCATTTCCATTTATCTTTGGCTCTATCGCAGTCACGCTTCTATCAGCACTCATTGCAGCACCTCTAGGTATCGCAGGCGCAATTTTTATGACAGAAATTGCACCCGCGTGGGGTCGTAAAATTCTCCAGCCGGTGATTGAATTGCTTGTAGGGATTCCATCCGTTGTTTACGGATTCATAGGTCTTACAGTATTGGTGCCGTTTATTGGACATTTCAAGTCAAGTGGCTCAGGGCACAGCGTTTTAGCAGGAACGATTGTCCTATCTATTATGATTTTGCCAACCATTACATCGATTGCCACTGATGCAATGGCTTCACTGCCAAAAAGTTTAAGGGAAGGGTCGTATGCATTAGGTGCAACAAGATGGCAAACGATTAGACGTGTTCTTGTTCCAGCGGCCTTTCCAACATTGATGACAGCAGTCGTGCTTGGAATGGCGAGAGCATTTGGGGAAGCACTAGCAGTTCAGATGGTCATTGGGAACACGCGTAACTTACCAGAGAGCATGATGGACACAGCTGGTACTTTAACAACGATTATTACGTTAAACATGGGTCACACAACGTATGGAAGTGTTGAAAATAATACACTTTGGTCAATGGGACTTGTCCTTCTAGTTGTATCATTTATGTTCATACTCATTATCAGATACTTGTCCTCTAGGAGGAAAATCTAA
- the pstA gene encoding phosphate ABC transporter permease PstA, with translation MNSKMTDRFATLIFGLCAAIITAILVGLFSYIIINGAKELNIDFLTTRSSAIGSGGGIRDQLFNSFYILIITMLITVPLGVGGGVYMAEYAPQNKVTDFIRTCIEVLSSLPSIVIGMFGLLLFVNLTGWGYTIIGGALALTVFNLPVMVRVTEDALRSVPQDQKEASLALGVTKWHTVKTVLIPGAIPSIITGAILASGRVFGEAAALLFTAGLTTPRLDFTNWSPFSDTSPLNIFRPAETLAVHIWSVNTQGIIPDAEAIANGASAVLVLSVLIFNLLARWLGSFIHKKLTSK, from the coding sequence ATGAATAGTAAAATGACTGATCGTTTTGCCACGTTGATCTTTGGATTATGTGCCGCCATTATTACGGCGATTCTTGTTGGTTTGTTTTCTTACATTATTATCAACGGTGCAAAAGAATTAAATATTGATTTCCTGACAACTCGTTCAAGTGCGATTGGTTCTGGCGGAGGGATTCGGGATCAGCTATTTAACTCATTTTACATCTTGATCATCACGATGCTAATCACAGTGCCGCTTGGTGTTGGTGGCGGTGTCTATATGGCAGAATATGCACCTCAAAATAAAGTGACCGATTTTATTCGTACATGTATTGAGGTTCTGTCGTCACTGCCATCCATTGTCATTGGAATGTTTGGTTTGCTGTTGTTTGTTAATTTAACAGGTTGGGGTTATACGATCATTGGGGGAGCTCTTGCACTAACCGTCTTTAACTTACCAGTGATGGTGAGGGTTACAGAGGATGCACTTCGTTCAGTGCCGCAAGACCAAAAGGAAGCATCACTTGCGCTAGGTGTGACGAAGTGGCATACGGTCAAGACCGTTCTTATTCCTGGAGCGATTCCTTCTATTATCACTGGCGCTATTTTAGCATCTGGAAGAGTTTTTGGTGAGGCGGCTGCACTTCTTTTTACAGCAGGTCTGACAACGCCCCGACTTGATTTTACGAACTGGAGTCCTTTTTCAGATACATCACCACTCAATATTTTTAGACCGGCAGAAACACTTGCTGTTCATATATGGAGTGTGAATACACAAGGCATCATTCCAGATGCAGAGGCCATTGCAAATGGTGCATCGGCAGTGCTCGTGCTGTCTGTACTAATCTTTAACTTATTAGCTAGATGGCTTGGTTCATTTATTCATAAGAAGCTTACGTCAAAATAA
- the pstB gene encoding phosphate ABC transporter ATP-binding protein PstB — MLAEKKEIAAKKAPLQAEHILQVQDLSIYYGEKKAVNQISFEIEKNAITALIGPSGCGKSTFLRSINRMNDLIPGARSEGAIMYEGLNILDERINVVNLRREIGMVFQKPNPFPKSIYNNITHALKYAGEKRKSVLDDAVEESLTKAALWDEVKDRLHRSALSLSGGQQQRLCIARTLAMKPSVLLLDEPASALDPISNAKIEELLTELKNEYSIVIVTHNMQQALRVSDHTAFFLNGDLVEYDVTENIFTRPKQQKTEDYINGRFG; from the coding sequence ATGCTCGCAGAAAAAAAAGAGATTGCAGCAAAAAAGGCTCCACTTCAAGCGGAACATATTTTACAGGTGCAGGATTTAAGCATTTATTATGGTGAGAAAAAAGCGGTGAATCAGATTTCATTTGAGATTGAAAAGAACGCCATCACTGCATTAATCGGACCATCAGGTTGTGGGAAATCAACGTTTTTACGTAGCATCAACCGGATGAACGACCTCATTCCAGGGGCAAGAAGTGAAGGGGCGATCATGTACGAAGGGTTAAATATTCTGGATGAACGCATTAATGTGGTGAACTTAAGGAGAGAAATCGGGATGGTGTTTCAAAAACCAAACCCATTTCCTAAATCAATCTACAATAACATTACCCATGCATTAAAATATGCTGGTGAAAAAAGAAAATCAGTGCTTGATGATGCTGTGGAGGAAAGCTTAACAAAAGCCGCATTATGGGATGAAGTGAAAGATCGTTTGCACCGTTCTGCATTATCACTATCGGGCGGTCAGCAGCAACGTCTATGTATTGCACGGACTCTTGCGATGAAGCCTAGTGTGCTTCTATTAGATGAACCAGCTTCTGCTCTTGATCCAATCTCAAATGCAAAGATTGAAGAGCTTTTAACAGAATTGAAAAATGAATATTCGATCGTTATTGTGACACACAACATGCAACAGGCTTTACGTGTGTCGGATCATACTGCCTTTTTCCTTAATGGTGATCTAGTGGAATATGATGTTACAGAAAATATCTTTACACGTCCAAAACAGCAAAAAACAGAAGACTATATCAATGGTAGATTTGGATAA